Proteins encoded within one genomic window of Bombus terrestris chromosome 11, iyBomTerr1.2, whole genome shotgun sequence:
- the LOC100651930 gene encoding zinc finger matrin-type protein CG9776 isoform X1 produces the protein MEQESRRKGPRSPSADSEDSSHRRRSRKYDRSPSPRRSRYRRSRSRDRRSRSSSRDRRRKDSSRSQQEWKQQAASQSQSSTPNPANPGGYVPAVHNQYQAPPPPNTSQPPPPLPAYNQGYNNYNYNYGQGYDYSYQQPTGYRSDYPPPNWQGNQVAYNNQQPPPPPSLTSQQESSRPVDSGSSGLVSSLARPEDAKKEAAIAAEVKQQKATLAKQREEYVKKSTTLQRELEILRQQCDEIGKEGGRENNRIIKENQKLQIEIQNKMKSIHNVIDMLTGIIGDKATVDDLKSKFKLEISKCSRSPKEDFPKGKSLSPDRSSASDSDKESKIERDMKERRSPEDSKPMYNFVHYDPEMHWCKVCDIFPKTAKEYLNHLHSNEHKEACLERKIVDMPWHERNGEGTEKEVPYYPGLPTKRTPIKGLQFFSAATAWYCKLCDSWIGDLHCASLHLKSKQHSENYSRFVEQNPHWETDWMADREKAFSEEKHKQIQMELQKHKDDDPPPKSKKSKKSKKSKKKSKKRRNRSSGSDSSSESENSDTDSDQDMSKSIRVAMRNKMKASTQAILNEEIDYHRIKLKGHWSKMAQHLNQSLTPEPQPVETDERQLLNSIRDKLKAKQEEEMKSISNRRLSQEKGIEEEEEEQEQASFSNKSKPENLEAWGPKEPPKPFWIKKEEEKPQPIANKPIELPKPEEMPKPHMGFWTKQQVNMTVKPPENKSVEKEDERQRESDRYKDDRDRKYDRREDKYDRYSSRYERRRGRDRDRDRDRDRDRDRDRDRDRDRDRDRDYYDDRRKRDSNESPRRERSWRDSPKRGYDKYGKDRRDDNSSNDESKFEKKTNESASKSKKGSIQTKKSTPQVSKGKLPFIGRLPLFKKKAEEPKLPEKDITPLPYQQSKFEDTPKVPNEIINPPGVVHITKLATPINLGNNNNNTTSSSNNNNSTITTTANSTSTLPPQTNKSQPMKILVAPPPPVLNETKPTQQVVDMEIEDQSEETVIEEPIIEQQKQTHSISKLPLPPHPPPPLNRPPPPFSTTSQQQQQQATVQSRPQFPTNRPPPPFMTTPPPFVQSQPRFPPHQPVRPPVQSHPPFMANPPPQMPTVPPFVQNHQNPPPPLPTVENTTQDISDIPEPTEKRTDPSIPLPDDLQEALNIIFPKEETETKQQSQQESNIMYSSMYSMLGCVGYGPEYMDQPPPEITQAETEVDTQPGPDDLKMLGIDEGDTIL, from the exons ATGGAGCAAGAATCGAGACGTAAAGGGCCAAGGAGCCCTAGTGCAGACTCAGAAGACTCATCTCATAGAAGAAGATCAAGGAAATATGATCGATCTCCATCTCCAAGAAGAAGCAGATATCGAAGATCTCGTTCCAGAGATAGAAGATCACGTTCCAGTTCCAGAGATAGAAGAAGGAAAGACTCTAGTCGTTCACAACAAGAATGGAAACAGCAAGCTGCATCTCAATCTCAATCTTCTACTCCTAATCCAGCTAATCCTGGTGGTTATGTTCCAGCTGTTCACAATCAATATCAG gcACCACCACCTCCGAACACCAGTCAACCACCACCACCTTTGCCAGCTTATAACCAAGGCTAcaataattacaattacaacTATGGGCAAGGCTATGACTACAGCTACCAGCAACCCACTGGTTATCGCAGT gATTATCCACCACCAAATTGGCAAGGGAATCAGGTAGCTTATAACAATCAACAACCACCACCTCCTCCCTCATTAACATCCCAGCAAGAATCGTCGAGACCAGTAGATAGTGGTTCCTCTGGATTAGTATCGTCCTTGGCAAGACCAGAAGATGCCAAAAAGGAAG CAGCAATCGCAGCTGAGGTAAAACAGCAAAAAGCAACTCTGGCTAAACAGCGTGAAGAATACGTTAAGAAATCTACTACATTACAACGTGAATTGGAGATTCTGCGACAGCAGTGCGATGAAATTGGTAAAGAAGGTGGAAGAGAAAATAATCGTATTATAAAAGAGAATCAGAAATTGCAG ATTGagatacaaaataaaatgaaatcgaTACACAATGTAATCGATATGCTTACCGGAATTATAGGAGATAAAGCTACTGTTGATGATCTGAAAAGCAagtttaaattagaaattagcaAATGTTCAAGAAGTCCCAAAGAAGACTTTCCGAAAGGAAAATCGTTGTCGCCCGACCGATCATCGGCATCCGACTCCGACAAGGAATCCAAAATTGAAAGAGACATGAAAGAACGAAGGTCTCCCGAAGATTCTAAACCTATGTACAATTTTGTACATTATGACCCAGAAATGCACTGGTGTAAAGTCTGCGATATATTTCCTAAAACGGCAAAGGAATATTTGAATCATCTGCATAGCAATGAGCACAAAGAAGCTTGCTTA GAACGCAAGATAGTTGATATGCCGTGGCATGAGCGGAATGGAGAGGGAACGGAAAAGGAAGTGCCGTATTATCCTGGACTGCCAACGAAAAGAACACCTATTAAAG GTTTACAGTTCTTCAGCGCTGCAACGGCATGGTACTGCAAGCTTTGCGATTCCTGGATCGGGGATCTTCATTGTGCAAGTTTGCACCTGAAATCTAAACAGCATTCAGAAAATTATTCT CGTTTTGTTGAGCAAAATCCACATTGGGAAACCGATTGGATGGCAGATCGTGAGAAAGCATTCTCAGAGGAGAAACATAAACAGATCCAAATGGAATTGCAGAAACACAAAGATGACGACCCGCCACcaaaatcaaagaaatcaaAGAAGTCAAAGAAAAGTAAGAAGAAATCTAAGAAGCGAAGAAACAGAAGCAGTGGTAGCGACAGTTCCAGCGAATCAGAAAATTCGGACACAGATTCCGATCAGGATATGTCCAAGAGCATTCGTGTCGCTAtgcgaaataaaatgaaagcgTCGACGCAAGCCATTTTGAATGAGGAGATAGATTATCATCGGATAAAATTGAAAGGACACTGGTCAAAAATGGCGCAACACTTGAATCAGTCACTGACTCCAGAACCTCAACCTGTCGAAACTGATGAAAGACAGCTATTGAATTCGATCAGAGACAAATTAAAAGCGAAGCAGGAAGAAGAAATGAAGTCTATTAGTAATCGAAGGCTGAGCCAAGAGAAAGGAatcgaagaagaggaggaagaacaAGAACAGGCTTCTTTTTCGAACAAATCAAAACCGGAAAATTTGGAAGCTTGGGGACCAAAAGAACCTCCTAAACCCTTCTGGATaaagaaggaagaggaaaaaCCGCAACCCATAGCCAACAAACCAATCGAATTACCCAAACCAGAAGAAATGCCTAAACCGCATATGGGATTCTGGACAAAACAGCAAGTCAACATGACCGTAAAACCGCCTGAAAATAAATCTGTGGAGAAAGAGGATGAGAGACAACGAGAAAGCGATAGATACAAAGACGATCGGGATAGAAAGTATGACAGACGGGAGGATAAATACGATCGTTATAGCAGCAGGTATGAAAGAAGACGCGGGCGAGACAGAGATCGTGATCGTGACAGAGATAGGGATAGGGACCGTGATAGGGACAGGGACAGGGATAGAGATCGAGACAGGGATTATTACGATGATCGAAGAAAACGAGATAGTAATGAATCTCCTCGACGTGAAAGAAGTTGGCGCGACAGCCCAAAGAGAGGTTACGATAAATATGGTAAGGACAGAAGAGACGATAATTCATCTAACGATGAGTCCAAATTCGAGAAGAAGACAAATGAATCCGCGTCTAAATCTAAGAAGGGTAGTATACAGACTAAAAAGTCAACGCCTCAGGTATCGAAAGGTAAATTACCATTCATTGGTAGATTACCGCTATTTAAGAAGAAAGCTGAAGAACCAAAGTTGCCTGAGAAAGATATTACTCCTCTTCCCTATCAACAGAGTAAATTCGAAGATACACCGAAAGTTCCCAATGAGATCATAAACCCACCTGGTGTTGTACACATCACCAAGCTTGCAACTCCAATAAATCtgggtaataataataataacactaCCAGCAgcagtaacaataataatagtacCATTACTACCACAGCTAATAGTACAAGCACTCTACCTCCTCAAACCAACAAAAGTCAACCGATGAAAATATTGGTAGCTCCACCACCTCCGGTATTAAATGAAACGAAACCTACACAGCAGGTGGTCGATATGGAAATTGAAGATCAATCCGAGGAAACAGTAATAGAGGAACCAATAATAGAGCAGCAAAAACAAACGCACAGTATATCGAAATTACCTCTGCCTCCacatcctcctcctcctctgaATAGACCACCACCACCTTTCTCGACTACGtcgcagcagcaacagcaacaggcAACGGTGCAAAGTAGACCGCAATTCCCTACGAATCGACCTCCACCTCCATTTATGACAACTCCACCACCTTTCGTTCAGAGTCAACCACGATTTCCGCCTCATCAACCAGTACGGCCACCGGTGCAAAGTCATCCTCCTTTCATGGCAAATCCACCGCCACAAATGCCCACTGTACCTCCTTTCGTTCaaaatcatcaaaatccacCACCTCCACTACCAACTGTTGAGAATACTACACAAGATATTTCCGACATCCCGGAACCCACTGAAAAGCGAACTGATCCAAGCATTCCTCTGCCTGATGATTTGCAAGAAGCCCTAAATATCATCTTCCCGAAAGAGGAAACAGAAACAAAACAACAAAGTCAACAAGAAAGTAACATTATGTATTCGTCTATGTATAGTATGTTAGGGTGTGTTGGGTATGGCCCAGAATATATGGATCAACCACCACCTGAAATTACTCAAGCGGAGACAGAAGTAGATACTCAACCTGGACCAGATGATTTGAAGATGTTAGGCATTGACGAAGGAGATACAATCCTATAA
- the LOC100651930 gene encoding zinc finger matrin-type protein CG9776 isoform X2, translated as MEQESRRKGPRSPSADSEDSSHRRRSRKYDRSPSPRRSRYRRSRSRDRRSRSSSRDRRRKDSSRSQQEWKQQAASQSQSSTPNPANPGGYVPAVHNQYQAPPPPNTSQPPPPLPAYNQGYNNYNYNYGQGYDYSYQQPTGYRSDYPPPNWQGNQVAYNNQQPPPPPSLTSQQESSRPVDSGSSGLVSSLARPEDAKKEAIAAEVKQQKATLAKQREEYVKKSTTLQRELEILRQQCDEIGKEGGRENNRIIKENQKLQIEIQNKMKSIHNVIDMLTGIIGDKATVDDLKSKFKLEISKCSRSPKEDFPKGKSLSPDRSSASDSDKESKIERDMKERRSPEDSKPMYNFVHYDPEMHWCKVCDIFPKTAKEYLNHLHSNEHKEACLERKIVDMPWHERNGEGTEKEVPYYPGLPTKRTPIKGLQFFSAATAWYCKLCDSWIGDLHCASLHLKSKQHSENYSRFVEQNPHWETDWMADREKAFSEEKHKQIQMELQKHKDDDPPPKSKKSKKSKKSKKKSKKRRNRSSGSDSSSESENSDTDSDQDMSKSIRVAMRNKMKASTQAILNEEIDYHRIKLKGHWSKMAQHLNQSLTPEPQPVETDERQLLNSIRDKLKAKQEEEMKSISNRRLSQEKGIEEEEEEQEQASFSNKSKPENLEAWGPKEPPKPFWIKKEEEKPQPIANKPIELPKPEEMPKPHMGFWTKQQVNMTVKPPENKSVEKEDERQRESDRYKDDRDRKYDRREDKYDRYSSRYERRRGRDRDRDRDRDRDRDRDRDRDRDRDRDRDYYDDRRKRDSNESPRRERSWRDSPKRGYDKYGKDRRDDNSSNDESKFEKKTNESASKSKKGSIQTKKSTPQVSKGKLPFIGRLPLFKKKAEEPKLPEKDITPLPYQQSKFEDTPKVPNEIINPPGVVHITKLATPINLGNNNNNTTSSSNNNNSTITTTANSTSTLPPQTNKSQPMKILVAPPPPVLNETKPTQQVVDMEIEDQSEETVIEEPIIEQQKQTHSISKLPLPPHPPPPLNRPPPPFSTTSQQQQQQATVQSRPQFPTNRPPPPFMTTPPPFVQSQPRFPPHQPVRPPVQSHPPFMANPPPQMPTVPPFVQNHQNPPPPLPTVENTTQDISDIPEPTEKRTDPSIPLPDDLQEALNIIFPKEETETKQQSQQESNIMYSSMYSMLGCVGYGPEYMDQPPPEITQAETEVDTQPGPDDLKMLGIDEGDTIL; from the exons ATGGAGCAAGAATCGAGACGTAAAGGGCCAAGGAGCCCTAGTGCAGACTCAGAAGACTCATCTCATAGAAGAAGATCAAGGAAATATGATCGATCTCCATCTCCAAGAAGAAGCAGATATCGAAGATCTCGTTCCAGAGATAGAAGATCACGTTCCAGTTCCAGAGATAGAAGAAGGAAAGACTCTAGTCGTTCACAACAAGAATGGAAACAGCAAGCTGCATCTCAATCTCAATCTTCTACTCCTAATCCAGCTAATCCTGGTGGTTATGTTCCAGCTGTTCACAATCAATATCAG gcACCACCACCTCCGAACACCAGTCAACCACCACCACCTTTGCCAGCTTATAACCAAGGCTAcaataattacaattacaacTATGGGCAAGGCTATGACTACAGCTACCAGCAACCCACTGGTTATCGCAGT gATTATCCACCACCAAATTGGCAAGGGAATCAGGTAGCTTATAACAATCAACAACCACCACCTCCTCCCTCATTAACATCCCAGCAAGAATCGTCGAGACCAGTAGATAGTGGTTCCTCTGGATTAGTATCGTCCTTGGCAAGACCAGAAGATGCCAAAAAGGAAG CAATCGCAGCTGAGGTAAAACAGCAAAAAGCAACTCTGGCTAAACAGCGTGAAGAATACGTTAAGAAATCTACTACATTACAACGTGAATTGGAGATTCTGCGACAGCAGTGCGATGAAATTGGTAAAGAAGGTGGAAGAGAAAATAATCGTATTATAAAAGAGAATCAGAAATTGCAG ATTGagatacaaaataaaatgaaatcgaTACACAATGTAATCGATATGCTTACCGGAATTATAGGAGATAAAGCTACTGTTGATGATCTGAAAAGCAagtttaaattagaaattagcaAATGTTCAAGAAGTCCCAAAGAAGACTTTCCGAAAGGAAAATCGTTGTCGCCCGACCGATCATCGGCATCCGACTCCGACAAGGAATCCAAAATTGAAAGAGACATGAAAGAACGAAGGTCTCCCGAAGATTCTAAACCTATGTACAATTTTGTACATTATGACCCAGAAATGCACTGGTGTAAAGTCTGCGATATATTTCCTAAAACGGCAAAGGAATATTTGAATCATCTGCATAGCAATGAGCACAAAGAAGCTTGCTTA GAACGCAAGATAGTTGATATGCCGTGGCATGAGCGGAATGGAGAGGGAACGGAAAAGGAAGTGCCGTATTATCCTGGACTGCCAACGAAAAGAACACCTATTAAAG GTTTACAGTTCTTCAGCGCTGCAACGGCATGGTACTGCAAGCTTTGCGATTCCTGGATCGGGGATCTTCATTGTGCAAGTTTGCACCTGAAATCTAAACAGCATTCAGAAAATTATTCT CGTTTTGTTGAGCAAAATCCACATTGGGAAACCGATTGGATGGCAGATCGTGAGAAAGCATTCTCAGAGGAGAAACATAAACAGATCCAAATGGAATTGCAGAAACACAAAGATGACGACCCGCCACcaaaatcaaagaaatcaaAGAAGTCAAAGAAAAGTAAGAAGAAATCTAAGAAGCGAAGAAACAGAAGCAGTGGTAGCGACAGTTCCAGCGAATCAGAAAATTCGGACACAGATTCCGATCAGGATATGTCCAAGAGCATTCGTGTCGCTAtgcgaaataaaatgaaagcgTCGACGCAAGCCATTTTGAATGAGGAGATAGATTATCATCGGATAAAATTGAAAGGACACTGGTCAAAAATGGCGCAACACTTGAATCAGTCACTGACTCCAGAACCTCAACCTGTCGAAACTGATGAAAGACAGCTATTGAATTCGATCAGAGACAAATTAAAAGCGAAGCAGGAAGAAGAAATGAAGTCTATTAGTAATCGAAGGCTGAGCCAAGAGAAAGGAatcgaagaagaggaggaagaacaAGAACAGGCTTCTTTTTCGAACAAATCAAAACCGGAAAATTTGGAAGCTTGGGGACCAAAAGAACCTCCTAAACCCTTCTGGATaaagaaggaagaggaaaaaCCGCAACCCATAGCCAACAAACCAATCGAATTACCCAAACCAGAAGAAATGCCTAAACCGCATATGGGATTCTGGACAAAACAGCAAGTCAACATGACCGTAAAACCGCCTGAAAATAAATCTGTGGAGAAAGAGGATGAGAGACAACGAGAAAGCGATAGATACAAAGACGATCGGGATAGAAAGTATGACAGACGGGAGGATAAATACGATCGTTATAGCAGCAGGTATGAAAGAAGACGCGGGCGAGACAGAGATCGTGATCGTGACAGAGATAGGGATAGGGACCGTGATAGGGACAGGGACAGGGATAGAGATCGAGACAGGGATTATTACGATGATCGAAGAAAACGAGATAGTAATGAATCTCCTCGACGTGAAAGAAGTTGGCGCGACAGCCCAAAGAGAGGTTACGATAAATATGGTAAGGACAGAAGAGACGATAATTCATCTAACGATGAGTCCAAATTCGAGAAGAAGACAAATGAATCCGCGTCTAAATCTAAGAAGGGTAGTATACAGACTAAAAAGTCAACGCCTCAGGTATCGAAAGGTAAATTACCATTCATTGGTAGATTACCGCTATTTAAGAAGAAAGCTGAAGAACCAAAGTTGCCTGAGAAAGATATTACTCCTCTTCCCTATCAACAGAGTAAATTCGAAGATACACCGAAAGTTCCCAATGAGATCATAAACCCACCTGGTGTTGTACACATCACCAAGCTTGCAACTCCAATAAATCtgggtaataataataataacactaCCAGCAgcagtaacaataataatagtacCATTACTACCACAGCTAATAGTACAAGCACTCTACCTCCTCAAACCAACAAAAGTCAACCGATGAAAATATTGGTAGCTCCACCACCTCCGGTATTAAATGAAACGAAACCTACACAGCAGGTGGTCGATATGGAAATTGAAGATCAATCCGAGGAAACAGTAATAGAGGAACCAATAATAGAGCAGCAAAAACAAACGCACAGTATATCGAAATTACCTCTGCCTCCacatcctcctcctcctctgaATAGACCACCACCACCTTTCTCGACTACGtcgcagcagcaacagcaacaggcAACGGTGCAAAGTAGACCGCAATTCCCTACGAATCGACCTCCACCTCCATTTATGACAACTCCACCACCTTTCGTTCAGAGTCAACCACGATTTCCGCCTCATCAACCAGTACGGCCACCGGTGCAAAGTCATCCTCCTTTCATGGCAAATCCACCGCCACAAATGCCCACTGTACCTCCTTTCGTTCaaaatcatcaaaatccacCACCTCCACTACCAACTGTTGAGAATACTACACAAGATATTTCCGACATCCCGGAACCCACTGAAAAGCGAACTGATCCAAGCATTCCTCTGCCTGATGATTTGCAAGAAGCCCTAAATATCATCTTCCCGAAAGAGGAAACAGAAACAAAACAACAAAGTCAACAAGAAAGTAACATTATGTATTCGTCTATGTATAGTATGTTAGGGTGTGTTGGGTATGGCCCAGAATATATGGATCAACCACCACCTGAAATTACTCAAGCGGAGACAGAAGTAGATACTCAACCTGGACCAGATGATTTGAAGATGTTAGGCATTGACGAAGGAGATACAATCCTATAA
- the LOC100652168 gene encoding uncharacterized protein LOC100652168, whose product MIKKRIEGRQLAQNVGEQVIILGTIGKKGSNGRNIELKTTDGVQVNVTLPVPIDNDAEGYIEIHGTLQSASTMNCSNYIVFPLSMTENFDVDRYKQLMVILNVLGSGKWKMSEDETGF is encoded by the exons ATGATAAAAAAGCGTATTGAAGGTCGTCAATTGGCACAAAATGTTGGAGAACAAGTAATTATACTTGGCACTATTGGAAAA aaAGGTTCAAACGGtagaaatatagaattaaaaacaACCGATGGTGTACAAGTTAATGTAACCTTACCAGTACCAATTGATAACGATGCTGaaggttatatagaaatacatgGCACATTACAATCCGCATCTACAATGAATTGCAgtaattatatagtattcccactTAGTATGACAGAAAATTTTG atgTCGATCGGTATAAACAACTCATGGTTATCTTGAATGTATTAGGATcaggaaaatggaaaatgtcTGAAGATGAAACAgggttttaa
- the LOC100651457 gene encoding GATOR complex protein MIOS-B, with product MSSIKLDIQWSPVHANKFITWGTEICLYEVIQVKDNNRQLYTKISDSTVAHLLATNTNHHYVKCIDIYPQLEPDILLAVGQANGKVVLTTFGPTIFDSQGLSGKELVPKHARQCNTVAWNPIDTNLIVSGLDKHSKDHSILLWDINKGLQTSERVHHHNTVQTDSMRPIAEVGVSETIHSIAWFKHEQKCMVVGTNNKQLKIIDFRDSAKVVNTTATKAVYNVAVNPHNNYHLLSSVDNQITIWDTRCFEKPVLTLSQTRQITKVLWCPTRHNLLGALQKDSATLHLYDIQHCGIGGGEDTEPGALERTVAPPWYSPVSFSWHPTHVNRLLAISQQGLTDYTVCERITVNWSTRSHLAWNHASKSFKYICSNDNIYKALNDISILTKTRAASEYGLLPELAQNGELAENETLKNLWQWLYLSRYLVEDGTIPSADNKHPGVRTVLKLDGQQGSTNGFLKSELIHRPWSDIGSNHTAKIYRSADRDKGLLLCGWRFDKDTNTLYDNLFLERLEREGAYPRAAAIAVFNLCLRQAIEILNRGATKMSMSTNLNIVAMALSGFSEDRNSMWRESCLKCRSQLTDPYLRATFAFLTADDSYENVLNENGMAVEDRVAFALMFLSDNKLSEYLKKLTQKLTDEGNLAGFLLTGTSLEGIQLLNRYLEITGDVQSCSLIAIRAFTPTLLQENQVQVWITSYRNLLNAWKMWTQRAHFDIAMRSSTNEKPPQQIYVSCNFCGKSISAFMQGLSRARGPFGRLGSTPNKLKMSSCPNCRKPLPRCAICLMHMGTVSGLQMTTSSVSRSEECDNKLTEFSNWFTWCQTCRHGGHADHITHWFRQHSECPVTSCTCRCFSLDASCKLAF from the exons ATGAGTAGTATTAAACTTGATATACAGTGGTCTCCAGTTCATGccaataaatttattacatgGGGTACAGAAATCTGTTTGTATGAAGTAATACAAGTAAAAGACAATAATAGACAATTAT ATACAAAGATTTCTGATTCTACAGTTGCTCATTTACTTGCAACAAATACTAATCATCATTATGTCAAATGTATTGATATTTATCCACAATTAGAAccagatattttattagctgTTGGACAAGCAAATGGAAAAGTTGTTTTAACTACTTTTGGCCCAACAATTTTTGATTCCCAAGGTCTTAGTGGGAAGGAACTgg tcCCAAAACATGCAAGACAATGCAATACAGTTGCTTGGAATCCCATAGACACAAATTTAATTGTGTCTGGTTTAGATAAACATAGTAAAGATCATTCCATTTTATTATGGGATATAAATAAAGGTTTGCAAACCTCTGAAAGAGTGCATCACCACAATACAGTGCAGACAGATTCTATGAGACCTATTGCAGAAGTTGGTGTTTCAGAAACTATACATTCTATTGCTTGGTTCAAACATGAACAAAAATGTATGGTAGTTGGTACTAATaacaaacaattaaaaattattgatttcagag attcTGCAAAGGTGGTCAACACAACAGCCACTAAAGCTGTTTATAATGTAGCAGTAAATCCGCataataattatcatttacTTTCAAGTGTTGATAATCAGATAACAATTTGGGATACGAGATGCTTTGAAAAACCTGTTTTAACATTATCACAAACTAGACAAATTACGAAAGTATTATGGTGCCCAACTAGGCACAATCTTTTGGGTGCTTTACAAAAAGACTCAG CAACACTGCATTTGTATGACATTCAACATTGTGGAATTGGAGGAGGAGAAGATACAGAACCTGGAGCATTAGAAAGAACAGTTGCACCACCTTGGTATAGTCCTGTAAGTTTTTCATGGCACCCAACACACGTGAACAGATTATTGGCAATATCTCAGCAAG GACTTACAGATTATACAGTTTGTGAAAGAATTACAGTAAACTGGTCAACACGATCTCATCTTGCCTGGAATCATGCTtcaaaatcatttaaatatatatgcagtaatgataatatttacaaaGCGCTAAACGATATTTCTATCTTAACTAAAACACGTGCTGCTTCAGAATATGGCTTACTT cCAGAGCTGGCTCAGAATGGGGAATTGGCTGAAAATGAAACTCTGAAAAATTTATGGCAGTGGTTGTACTTAAGTCGCTATTTAGTAGAGGATGGCACTATACCATCTGCAGATAATAAACATCCAGGTGTCAG AACAGTTTTAAAACTAGATGGCCAACAAGGATCTACTAATGGTTTCTTAAAGTCGGAACTAATTCATCGTCCTTGGTCGGATATAGGATCTAATCATACTGCAAAAATTTACAG atcTGCAGATAGAGATAAAGGATTGCTTTTATGTGGTTGGAGATTTGATAAAGATACCAATACCCTTTATGATAACTTATTCTTAGAAAGATTAGAAAGAGAAGGAGCATATCCAAGAGCAGCAGCAATAGCAGTTTTTAATTTGTGTTTACGGCAAGCTATCGAAATTTTAAATCGAGGAGCTACTAAAATGTCGATGTCtacaaatttaaatatcgtTGCTATGGCTTTATCAGGATTTTCCGAAGACCGGAATAGTATGTGGAGAGAATCATGTTTAAAATGTAGATCTCAACTTACAGACCCTTATTTGAGAGCAACTTTTGCTTTTCTAACAGCAGACGATTCTTATGAAAATGTTCTT aatgaaAATGGTATGGCAGTTGAAGACAGAGTAGCCTTTGCACTTATGTTTTTATCGGATAATAAGTTAagcgaatatttaaaaaaattaactcAAAAGTTAACTGATGAAGGAAATTTAGCGGGTTTTCTTTTGACAG GTACTAGTTTAGAAGGTATACAATTATTAAATCGGTACTTAGAAATTACCGGTGATGTTCAAAGTTGTAGTTTAATAGCTATTAGAGCATTTACACCAACATTACTTCAAGAAAATCAAGTCCAAGTTTGGATTACAAG TTATAGAAATCTTTTAAATGCTTGGAAAATGTGGACCCAAAGGGCTCACTTTGATATCGCGATGAGGTCTTCAACGAATGAAAAGCCTCCACAACAAATATATGTTTCTTGTAATTTTTGTGGTAAAAGTATATCAGCCTTTATGCAAGGTTTAAGTAGAGCAAGAGGGCCTTTTGGCAGGTTAGGAAGTACACCTAATAAACTGAAG ATGTCTTCGTGTCCAAATTGTAGAAAACCATTACCGCGATGCGCGATATGCTTGATGCATATGGGCACAGTAAGTGGATTGCAAATGACAACATCTAGTGTTAGTAGAAGCGAAGAATGTGATAATAAATTGACAGAATTTAGTAATTGGTTTACATGGTGTCAAACATGTAGACATGGTGGTCATGCTGATCATATTACACATTGGTTTCG GCAACATTCAGAATGTCCAGTAACCTCATGTACATGTAGATGCTTCTCTTTAGATGCATCATGTAAACTAGCA TTTTAG